Proteins from a single region of Urocitellus parryii isolate mUroPar1 chromosome 4, mUroPar1.hap1, whole genome shotgun sequence:
- the Tusc1 gene encoding tumor suppressor candidate gene 1 protein, with protein sequence MWRMRGGATRRGSCGCGDTDGPGRPGRVPQRGGGDGGWRGRAGGARQQLEERFADLAASHLEAIRTRDERDRQNARLREENARLRLENRRLKRENRSLFRQALRLQGEGGDRMAAEAALGPPEAGTNRRERGGRHEDEPGSPRALRARLEKLEAMYRRALLQLHLEQQGPRPLVDKEEPPGQEPDSGLCAQDPAPPGPWL encoded by the coding sequence ATGTGGCGCATGCGTGGTGGCGCCACCCGGCGCGGGAGCTGTGGCTGCGGGGACACAGATGGGCCAGGCCGCCCGGGCCGGGTTCCGCAGCGCGGCGGAGGCGACGGGGGTTGGCGAGGCCGTGCGGGTGGCGCCCGACAGCAGCTGGAGGAGCGTTTCGCGGACCTGGCAGCGAGCCACCTGGAGGCCATCCGCACGCGGGACGAGCGGGACCGGCAGAACGCGAGGCTGCGGGAGGAGAACGCCCGGCTGCGGCTCGAGAACCGGCGGCTGAAGCGCGAGAACCGCAGCCTCTTCCGTCAGGCTTTGCGGCTCCAGGGGGAGGGCGGCGACCGGATGGCCGCAGAGGCGGCCCTGGGTCCCCCGGAGGCTGGCACGAACCGGAGGGAGAGAGGTGGTCGCCATGAGGATGAAccaggcagccccagggcctTGAGGGCCCGGCTGGAGAAGCTGGAGGCCATGTACCGCAGGGCCCTGCTGCAGCTGCACCTCGAACAGCAAGGGCCGCGCCCGCTTGTGGACAAGGAGGAGCCGCCTGGGCAGGAGCCCGACTCTGGCCTCTGTGCCCAGGACCCGGCGCCCCCAGGGCCCTGGCTGTAG